From the genome of uncultured Bacteroides sp.:
TGGTTGAGGAGATTCTTAAGTATATCTAAACTTGTTTTTCGCTTATAAAATCTTTATGAAGAATAATCGATAAGCTGGATTTTAAATTAAAAAGCGAATCCCTCTCCGCTAATGTTAGTGAAGAGGGATACTACTTGTTTAGTATATAGAATACCAATTATTGGGATAACTTGTGTAATGATATAATTTGTACATTCTGTAGTTATAATCTTCAAGCATCATAAGCTGATCTTCCACTTTTTCTTTTTCTGTGAATGGATTTGTAGCGTCTGAATAGAAAAAGCCAACGTGTCTACCTCTCTCGGGTCTGTGGTGTTCAAACAGATCAGTCAGCTGATCCTCTGATAGCCAACTTAAATTCATATTGTCTAATTCCATGGTGTATATGCTATCTGTTCCTTTAGTCTCTCCTAATAGCTGGTATTCTCTATTGAATAGTTCCCCTTTACTATTCTCAAGATCATAAACTATACCATAAGGTTTATTGATTCTGTAATACATTCTGTTTTCGTTGATGTGTTTTATTGTTATCAGGTCTGTTATTTTACGCAGTTCTTCAACGGTTTCGGCTTTGTATGATTTGCTACCGTACAAGGCTAGGGCGGTTAATTTTGATTTGCTGTCAGGAAATAATTCTCCTACAGAAACGTTTAATGCTTCGGCTATTGCTTCTATTCTGTCAAGACTTGGGTTACCTGCTATACTTTGTGCCAAGGCTGATGCACTGATATCCAATTTCTTGGCAAGCTCTGCTTGTGTAATGCCACTTTTTTTACATAATTCTTTTATTCTAATCATGATATTAAATTTTTGTTTGTGCAAATGTATATATAATATTTAGATAAATCTAAATTATTTAAATAAAAATATATCTAAATCTAATTAATTATATTCATTAACTTTTTTATGTAGCCCTGTAATTGCAAATGCACCTTGTGAATAAATGTAGAATAATAGTAGATGTGTAAGGGCTGTTTAAAGCTGTTTGGCTATAATTCAGGCTACTCTAATTTTGGTTGGTTATATATTGTGGGTTTGTTTGTTTTTTTATTAAGATAAAAGTTACTTAAAAGGCTTTAATAAGAAATTATTTTGATATCTTTGTAACAAATATGCACGGTAAAAATAAGATCTATGAAAAAAGAATTCATTTTTGGCGAAGTTTGGATGCTGACAGTCAGTGCTGCATTTCAAAGGGCAAATATTTATAAATCGGATTATGATAAAGATGAAAAGAAGGTTTTTAAAGAAAAACTTAAAGAACTCATTATTCAGAAATCGGAAGAATATAACTATAGAGTAATCAGTGAAGCAGATCATATTAAAAATATAGAAGATATAATTACGTTTTCAGCTAATTATCCGAATGTATTAAGAGGAGGAAAATTGAATTTTGGGATATGTCAAAAGCTATTAAACCTCTATTTAAAATATTTATGGTGCCTTGGCTTATTGAAATTTGCGCCTCCTCATTTCCCTGTTGATAGAAAAATTCAAATAGATTTGGGAATAACAAATCCTTGTTCCTGGACAGCAATGAGTGATAAAAGTGAATACCTAAACGTAATAGAAATAGCACGAAAGGCTTTGCCGAAACATCCAGGAATAAACAATATAGCGGAATTAGAGCTTAAATTATTTAAAAGAAATTAGTCGGTAAAAGAGTAGCAATGCAGATATGTAATATAAATGCATAATTCTCTAAGGTCGCAATTTGAGATCTTAGAGATTGTAAGTTATAAACTAGGTATCTGTTTTATAATGAGCATAATATAATTGTGCAACAAGCTGTTGCACAATTAGAAACTTCAATAGTTTTTTGATAACGAATAGAAATTAAATCCATAGTAGAATACGAATAAAACATAACCTTATTATGAAAAAGTCTGATATCTATGAAATTGCCATTAAGATTTTAGGAATTTACTTCCTTGTTACTATTATCCAGCTCATGGTAGGAAGCTTTGCCTATCTTTCTGCTATGATTTTTAGTGAGAATCTATCCTCGGATAATATGTTGTATGCAGGAGTTTCTTTCTTTGTATTTATCGTTATGATTCTACTCGATCTCTGTTTTATTCTCAAGACGGATATGATTGTAAAAATGATATGCAAATCGGCCGACTTTGAACAAGATGTTCCTTTTACGGTAAGCAGGAAGTCGGTTT
Proteins encoded in this window:
- a CDS encoding helix-turn-helix transcriptional regulator, which encodes MIRIKELCKKSGITQAELAKKLDISASALAQSIAGNPSLDRIEAIAEALNVSVGELFPDSKSKLTALALYGSKSYKAETVEELRKITDLITIKHINENRMYYRINKPYGIVYDLENSKGELFNREYQLLGETKGTDSIYTMELDNMNLSWLSEDQLTDLFEHHRPERGRHVGFFYSDATNPFTEKEKVEDQLMMLEDYNYRMYKLYHYTSYPNNWYSIY